Proteins encoded together in one Bosea sp. (in: a-proteobacteria) window:
- a CDS encoding DUF2794 domain-containing protein — translation MSESETPQSRAAGAVVPFPAPARPTSVTFDRRELNELLNLYGRMVSAGEWRDYAIDFLKDKAQFSVFRRSSEMPLYRIVKDPALARRQGAYSVVAATGLILKRGSELSRVLEVLDKKLSVVS, via the coding sequence ATGAGCGAAAGCGAAACGCCGCAATCGCGGGCCGCCGGAGCGGTCGTTCCGTTTCCGGCGCCCGCCCGGCCGACCAGCGTCACCTTCGACCGCCGTGAACTGAACGAATTGCTCAATCTCTACGGCCGCATGGTCTCGGCCGGCGAATGGCGCGACTACGCCATCGATTTCCTCAAGGACAAGGCGCAGTTCTCGGTGTTCCGGCGTTCCTCGGAAATGCCGCTCTACCGGATCGTCAAGGACCCGGCGCTGGCACGCCGGCAGGGCGCCTATTCGGTCGTCGCCGCCACGGGGCTGATCCTGAAGCGCGGCTCGGAATTGTCGCGCGTGCTCGAGGTGCTCGACAAAAAGCTCAGCGTGGTGAGCTGA
- a CDS encoding Bax inhibitor-1/YccA family protein codes for MSNFDRNAPVWGAGRAQQTSAVEMDQGLRSFMLGVYNNMAIGLGITGLAALAISMLAIAGFTPEGQITGLTALGQAIYLSPLKWVVMLAPLAFIMLFSFKAESMSAASARTMFFVFAAVMGVSMSSILVVFTGASVTRVFFITAAAFGALSLVGYTTKKSLSGMGSFLIMGLIGLIIASVVNLFLGSSALSFGISVLGVLIFAGLTAWDTQRLKEMYLHSDLDPEAAAKLSVNGALSLYLNFINMFQMLISLLGDRR; via the coding sequence ATGAGCAACTTCGACCGCAATGCTCCAGTCTGGGGTGCCGGCCGCGCACAGCAGACCAGCGCCGTCGAGATGGATCAGGGCCTGCGCTCGTTCATGCTCGGCGTCTACAACAACATGGCGATCGGCTTGGGCATCACCGGCCTTGCCGCGCTCGCCATCTCGATGCTGGCGATCGCCGGCTTCACGCCCGAGGGCCAGATCACGGGGCTGACGGCCCTTGGCCAGGCGATCTATCTGAGCCCGCTGAAATGGGTGGTGATGCTCGCGCCCCTCGCCTTCATCATGCTGTTCTCGTTCAAGGCCGAGAGCATGAGCGCCGCTTCGGCGCGCACCATGTTCTTCGTCTTCGCGGCGGTGATGGGCGTCTCGATGTCGTCGATCCTGGTGGTCTTCACCGGCGCCTCGGTGACGCGCGTCTTCTTCATCACGGCGGCCGCCTTCGGCGCGCTGAGCCTCGTCGGCTACACCACGAAGAAGTCGCTCTCCGGCATGGGCTCCTTCCTGATCATGGGGCTGATCGGCCTGATCATCGCCTCGGTGGTCAACCTGTTCCTGGGGTCGAGCGCGCTGTCCTTCGGCATCTCGGTGCTCGGCGTGCTGATCTTCGCCGGCCTCACCGCCTGGGACACCCAGCGCCTGAAGGAGATGTATCTCCATTCCGACCTGGACCCGGAAGCGGCGGCGAAGCTCTCGGTGAACGGCGCGCTGTCGCTCTACCTGAACTTCATCAACATGTTCCAGATGCTGATCAGCCTGCTCGGCGACCGCCGCTGA
- a CDS encoding FtsX-like permease family protein has product MHAPVKPPLARSPGIGLVLRLAIRDLRAGLAGFGIFIACLALGVMTIAAVASASRGLTEGLAREGRRILGGDAAFSLIHREATAPELAFLTARGTLSSIATLRGMANAGEKGAALVEIKAVDSAYPGIGAVETEPQAPLPGLLAQRDGVFGAIADPVLFGRLELKPGDIVSVGDAKLQLRANLTSEPDKIAAGVGFGPRLMISQEALRATGLIQPGSLIRWTYRLRLPPDAASDADLDKVIADAGTQQHEAGWEIRSRANAAPSFQRNLERFTQFLTLVGLTALLVGGVGVANAVRRFVEAKKLDFATMKALGATGGRVVAIHLTEVMLVAAIGTAIGLVLGAAAPFGLGAVVQSILPVPFEPTLAPGELAIAALYGLLTALVFAIIPLGRAHDVSVSALFRDRVEPDPRRPRAIYLAFCALALAGLAGTAIGFAYERRIALIYIGVMFCIFLLLRAVSSGLMALARRIPRPRRPALRMALANSHRPGALTPSLVLSLGLGVALLTALSFIDVSLTRQLTGALPEQAPSFFFLDVPSRDAARFDAFLAAERPGARTERVPMMRGRIVAVNGTRAEEIRASEQSAWVLDGDRGITYAATLPEGSRLAAGEWWPADYRGEPLVSFDAQNAAGIGLKIGDRLTVNVLGRAITARVANLRTVDWRSFGINFVMVFSPNSFAGAPHTNLATVAASPDGQGATDAALMRRLALDFPAVTAVRVKDALEAVNTIVAQLAMAIRGASGLAIAASLLVLGGALAAGQRARLYDAMILKTLGATRRFILSSYALEYAAIGLVAAVFGVVAGTAAGWGIVTQVMRIAFVSDPTGAILAATAAISVTVLFGLVGTIKILAKAPASHLRNL; this is encoded by the coding sequence ATGCACGCGCCCGTCAAGCCGCCCCTCGCCCGCTCGCCCGGCATCGGCCTCGTCTTGCGCCTCGCCATCCGCGACCTGCGCGCGGGGCTTGCCGGCTTCGGCATCTTCATCGCCTGCCTCGCGCTCGGCGTCATGACCATCGCCGCCGTCGCCTCGGCCTCGCGCGGCCTGACCGAAGGGCTTGCGCGCGAAGGCCGGCGCATCCTCGGAGGCGATGCCGCCTTCAGCCTGATCCACCGCGAGGCGACGGCGCCCGAGCTCGCCTTCCTGACGGCGCGCGGCACGCTCTCCAGCATCGCGACGCTGCGCGGCATGGCCAATGCCGGGGAGAAGGGCGCGGCGCTGGTCGAGATCAAGGCGGTCGATTCCGCCTATCCCGGCATCGGCGCGGTCGAGACCGAGCCGCAGGCCCCGCTGCCCGGCCTGCTCGCGCAGCGCGACGGCGTCTTCGGCGCGATCGCGGACCCGGTTCTGTTCGGCCGGCTCGAGCTGAAGCCCGGCGATATCGTCTCGGTCGGCGACGCGAAGCTGCAATTGCGCGCCAATCTCACCTCCGAACCCGACAAGATCGCCGCCGGCGTCGGCTTCGGCCCGCGCCTCATGATCTCGCAGGAGGCGCTCAGGGCGACCGGCCTGATCCAGCCCGGCAGCCTGATCCGCTGGACCTATCGCCTCAGGCTGCCGCCCGACGCCGCGAGCGATGCCGATCTCGACAAGGTTATCGCGGATGCCGGTACGCAGCAGCACGAGGCCGGCTGGGAGATCCGCTCGCGCGCCAATGCCGCGCCGAGCTTCCAGCGCAATCTCGAGCGCTTCACCCAGTTCCTGACGCTGGTCGGCCTCACCGCCCTCCTGGTCGGCGGCGTCGGCGTCGCCAATGCGGTGCGCCGCTTCGTCGAGGCCAAGAAGCTCGATTTCGCCACGATGAAGGCGCTCGGCGCCACCGGCGGGCGCGTCGTCGCGATCCATTTGACCGAAGTCATGCTCGTGGCCGCCATCGGGACGGCGATCGGCCTCGTGCTCGGCGCCGCCGCCCCCTTCGGCCTCGGCGCCGTCGTCCAGAGCATCCTGCCCGTGCCCTTCGAGCCGACGCTCGCGCCGGGCGAGCTTGCCATCGCCGCGCTCTACGGGCTCCTGACCGCGCTCGTCTTCGCCATCATCCCGCTCGGCCGCGCCCATGACGTCTCCGTCTCGGCCCTGTTCCGCGACCGCGTCGAGCCCGATCCGCGCCGCCCGCGCGCGATCTATCTCGCCTTCTGCGCGCTGGCGTTGGCCGGGCTTGCCGGCACCGCCATCGGCTTCGCCTACGAGCGCCGGATCGCGCTGATCTATATCGGCGTGATGTTTTGCATCTTCCTGCTGCTGCGCGCGGTCTCCTCCGGGCTGATGGCGCTCGCCCGCCGCATCCCGCGCCCGCGCCGCCCGGCCTTGCGCATGGCGCTCGCCAACAGCCACCGGCCGGGCGCGCTGACGCCCTCGCTCGTGCTCTCTCTGGGGCTCGGCGTCGCGCTTCTCACCGCGCTCTCCTTCATCGACGTGAGTCTCACCCGGCAGCTCACCGGCGCCCTGCCCGAGCAGGCGCCGAGCTTCTTCTTCCTCGACGTGCCCAGCCGCGACGCCGCCCGCTTCGACGCCTTCCTCGCCGCGGAGCGCCCGGGCGCCAGGACCGAGCGCGTGCCGATGATGCGCGGACGCATCGTCGCCGTGAACGGGACCCGCGCCGAGGAGATCCGGGCGAGCGAGCAATCCGCCTGGGTGCTCGACGGCGACCGCGGCATCACCTATGCGGCGACGCTCCCCGAAGGCTCGCGCCTCGCGGCAGGCGAATGGTGGCCGGCGGATTATCGCGGCGAGCCCCTGGTCTCCTTCGACGCGCAGAACGCCGCCGGCATCGGCCTGAAGATCGGCGACAGGCTCACCGTCAACGTGCTCGGCCGCGCCATCACCGCCCGCGTCGCCAATCTGCGCACCGTCGACTGGCGCTCCTTCGGCATCAACTTCGTCATGGTGTTCTCGCCCAACAGCTTCGCGGGTGCCCCGCACACCAACCTCGCCACGGTCGCAGCAAGCCCTGACGGCCAGGGAGCGACCGACGCCGCCCTGATGCGCCGCCTCGCGCTCGACTTCCCGGCCGTCACCGCGGTCCGGGTCAAGGATGCGCTCGAGGCGGTCAACACCATCGTCGCCCAGCTCGCCATGGCGATTCGCGGTGCGTCGGGGCTTGCGATCGCGGCGAGCCTCCTGGTGCTGGGCGGAGCGCTCGCGGCTGGCCAGCGGGCGCGGCTCTATGACGCGATGATCCTGAAGACGCTGGGCGCGACCCGCCGCTTCATACTTTCGTCGTACGCCCTCGAATACGCCGCCATCGGCCTCGTCGCCGCCGTCTTCGGGGTCGTCGCGGGTACAGCGGCAGGCTGGGGAATCGTCACGCAAGTGATGCGGATCGCATTTGTCAGTGATCCGACCGGGGCGATACTGGCTGCGACTGCCGCCATCAGTGTCACTGTCCTGTTCGGCCTCGTCGGTACGATAAAAATACTCGCAAAGGCGCCAGCTTCTCATCTCAGGAATTTATGA
- a CDS encoding ABC transporter ATP-binding protein — MSEKAGPAIELQDVHLSLGRGAARVHILKGVSVSLAEGEATGLVGPSGSGKSTLLMTMAGLERPDSGLVRVAGQDLGALDEDGLAIFRGRHIGIVFQSFHLVPTMTARENVALPLELAGNPDAFARAEAELRNVGLGDRMDHYPAQLSGGEQQRVAIARAVAPDPAILVADEPTGNLDEATGRAIVDLIFALKRERGATLVLVTHDLALAALCERTVRLRSGVIEPEPETAAA; from the coding sequence ATGAGCGAGAAGGCCGGCCCGGCGATCGAGTTGCAGGATGTCCATCTGAGTTTGGGGCGAGGTGCTGCCCGCGTCCATATCCTCAAGGGCGTCTCGGTGTCGCTGGCCGAAGGCGAGGCGACCGGCCTCGTCGGCCCTTCGGGCTCCGGCAAATCGACCCTGCTGATGACCATGGCCGGGCTGGAGCGGCCCGATTCCGGCCTCGTCAGGGTGGCGGGGCAGGATCTTGGCGCCCTCGACGAGGACGGGCTCGCCATTTTCCGCGGCCGGCATATCGGCATCGTCTTCCAGTCCTTCCACCTCGTCCCGACCATGACGGCGCGCGAGAACGTGGCGCTGCCGCTGGAGCTCGCCGGTAATCCCGACGCCTTCGCCCGCGCCGAAGCGGAGCTGCGCAATGTCGGCCTCGGCGACCGCATGGACCACTACCCGGCCCAGCTCTCCGGCGGCGAGCAGCAGCGCGTCGCCATCGCGCGGGCCGTGGCGCCCGACCCGGCGATCCTCGTCGCCGACGAGCCCACCGGCAACCTCGACGAAGCGACCGGCCGCGCCATCGTCGACCTGATCTTCGCGCTGAAGCGCGAGCGCGGCGCGACGCTGGTGCTCGTCACCCACGATCTCGCTCTCGCCGCCTTGTGCGAGCGCACGGTCCGGTTGCGCTCCGGCGTGATCGAGCCCGAGCCCGAGACGGCGGCCGCCTGA
- a CDS encoding arylesterase codes for MANPNSARPLKLVAFGDSLTAGYNLPAASAFPAVLEAALRARGIAVEIVNAGVSGDTTQGGLERLDWSVPEGTDGVVLELGANDALRGVDPAQTRQALEAMILRLKERGIPVLLAGMLAPRNLGADYAKRFDPIYRELAEKHGLVLYPFFLEGIAGERALNQADGLHPTAEGVAVIVRAILPTVERFIASLPPRS; via the coding sequence ATGGCAAACCCGAATTCCGCAAGGCCGCTGAAGCTCGTCGCCTTCGGCGATTCGCTGACCGCGGGCTACAACCTGCCGGCAGCCTCGGCCTTTCCGGCCGTGCTGGAGGCGGCGCTGCGCGCCAGGGGCATCGCTGTCGAGATCGTGAACGCCGGCGTTTCCGGCGACACGACGCAGGGCGGGCTGGAGCGGCTCGACTGGTCGGTGCCGGAGGGGACCGACGGCGTCGTCCTCGAGCTCGGCGCCAACGACGCGCTGCGCGGCGTCGATCCGGCGCAGACGCGCCAGGCGCTCGAAGCGATGATCCTGCGGCTGAAGGAGCGCGGGATCCCGGTGCTGCTCGCCGGGATGCTGGCGCCGCGCAATCTCGGCGCGGATTATGCGAAACGCTTCGATCCGATCTATCGCGAGCTTGCGGAAAAGCACGGGCTGGTGCTTTACCCGTTCTTCCTGGAAGGCATCGCGGGCGAGCGCGCTCTGAACCAGGCGGATGGGCTGCATCCCACGGCCGAGGGCGTCGCCGTCATCGTCCGCGCCATCCTGCCGACGGTCGAGCGCTTCATCGCCTCCCTGCCGCCCCGGTCCTGA